In Syntrophorhabdaceae bacterium, the genomic window ATTCAGACGTTGAACGCCATAAAGAACAGGAACAAGGACCAGTCCGTCATCCTCTGCTCGGCATACGGGGAATTCAAACAGGACCTGTCGAGTTGGGTTTCGGACGGGTACGTTGTCAAGTCGGCGGACACGCGGGAGCTCAAAGAGACCATAAAGGGGATACTGAACCAGTGATTATCTCCGGCGAAAGCTCAGGGAGGCCGGATCCGTGCCGTTGCCATAAAACCCTTGATATGAGGGGTAATATGGACTATGATTATGGCTACCTGGGGGTGTAGCTCAGCGGGAGAGCACCTCGTTCGCAACGAGGGGGCCACGGGTTCAATCCCCGTCACCTCCACCATTCCACGAAATGTCGGTCTTTTCCAGGCATCACCGCCGCGGTCGGGGCCTTTTCCCATTACCAATAACCCCTCACCCAGAACCCCTCACCTCTCATGAGCCTCTTTACAAAGATACTCCTTTTCTTTGTCGCCCTCGTGGTCCTTCTTTCCGTTGTTACGACCTATTCGGGAATACGGTCCATCGAACATATCGCCGTCAACGAACTGGAGAAAGGGTTGACCTCCGACATCAACCTCTTTTCCTTTTCCGTGGACCGCGAGTTCCATCACATCGAGGCGCAGCTCAGGCTCCTTGCGATGCGGAGGGTCCTAAAGAGCGCCATTCAGCGACGAGACGTCGAAAAGATCCGTGAGATCTTCGCGGAGAGGCTCCACGGCGAGAACATCGATGTGCTTCATCTTGCGGACAACAGGAACAGGCCCATCGTTACACTGAGAAAACACCTCATCGATCATCCCGTCACGATACCCCTTCCCGGTTCGGGGGAGGCCGCCAGAGGTTTTACGTCTGTAGACATGGGAACGACGCAGCTCGCAGGCCTTTTCGTCTCTATACCCCTCGAGGACCAAAAGGTGGTCTTGAGCCAGATCGTCATCCTCGATAATGCCAATTCCCTCGTGAGGACCCTGAGCGATCTACTTTCCCGCAAGCGCGGCGAACCCGTATATGTTTCTCTTTTCAAAAACGACAAAAGGATGTTCAGCACCATCTTTTCCCTGACCGGCACGCACACCCAGGACCTTCCCGAAGAGATCGCCGATACCCTGTACGGGGAAGACACCAACTATATCGGCAAGACCAGCATCGGCAAAGCCAGCTATTACACCATTTATAAGCCCTCTCCCTACAATGCGGAGGGTTCGGACAGATGGTCCTACGGCATCGCCGTGAGCGAGAACATCTTCCTGCCCTTCAAGAAACACCTCCTGTTCATCTTTGTCATGATATCCGTTCTTGCAACGTCGGCGGTCATCGTTATAACCTTTGTGATCACCCGGGGCATCGATCCCTCCCTTCGAAGCATTCTCGATATCTGCGGAAAGATCGAAAATGGGGACACCCTTTCCCGCATCGACAAGGAGAAGGTGACGACGCGCGAGTTCGCTCTCATCGCGTCTTCCATCAACACGATGCTTGACTCCATCTCCGAGCGGGAAGAGACCATCGGCCAGAACATCGAAAAGATCAGGGCCATCAATGCCGAACTGGAGGAAAAGACAGAGGCGATCCGGCAGGATCGCATGCGGTTTCTGTCCATTCTGGAAACCATGGACGAGGGGGTCGTCGCCATAGACCATGAAGGTATCATTATATACTACAACAGGGCCGCCGCTGCGATCACGGGGACGGACTCCGCGACCGCACTGGGGGATACATACAAGAATCTCTTTCCCTCGCTCAATATCTCCGGGAATGATCATGCGGCCCTTCAGGAACTTGTCATCGGGAGGGAAGGCTCGGAGGAACCGCTCTATCTCAAGATCTTCGTTTCCCCCTGGTCCCTGGAGGACGCGCGCCAGGGGCGCATCCTGCTCCTTCAGGACATATCGAGGGAAAAGAAGATAGAGGAATTCAAGGCCGATTTCGTTTCTTCCATAAACCACGATATACGGTCCTTTCTCGTGCCCGTTTCGGGTTTTCTCGGCAGGATCCTTGAGGGAAAGTACGGCGCCCTCGAAGGCCCCCTTCGGGAGAAGCTTGTCGGCATCCTCGACAGCGTGTCGAAGATTCGCCATCTCGTCGAAAACTACCTCAACGTGTCCAAAATCGAATCGGGAAAGCTCGATCTCGTCATCCTCCCTGTCGACCTCGCCGAGATCATACGCGACGCCGTATCCCTGTACTCACCCAGGGTGACGATTGCCGGCGGCGGGCACCTCCACCCGCCCCTCGTCCTGGCCGACAGGGATTACATTGAGAGGGTCATCACGAATCTTCTCGTCAATGCCCTCAAGTTCTCGCCCGAAGATTCGGAGGTGACAATAGGCGTCCGCGTCGAGGACACCGCGCTTGTTACCTTTGTCGAGGACCGGGGCGTGGGCATACCCGCCCCGGAGTTCCCCTTCATCTTCGAGAAATACCGCCGCGGCAGTCTCGGACGAAAGGAGGAAGGCAGCGGGCTGGGCCTCTTCATCGTGAAATCCATTATCGAAGGCCACGGCGGTTCCATATGGGTCGAGAGCGTCCCCGGCAAGGGAAGCATCTTCTCGTTCTCTTTGCCCCTCTTTAGGGGCGAGATATGAGGGTTCAGAATTCGTAACATTTAAAGGTTTGACTTTTCTTCGCTTCACATTTATAATCACACGATGCGGAAAATTATAATCGTTCTAATGGTAATCGTTTTTGCTTCCTGCAGCTATATGCCCTGGGGTAAAAAGAAAGACGAGGATCCCTCCAAGACCACGAAGAAAACCGACTCGGCCACCCAGAAAAGATTGGCCCGCGAGGACGCGGAAGAGACCAGGGATCCCGAGATTGGCGATATAAAGGTGATTGACGGCGTGGAATACATCTACACTCGAAACAGGAAGTACATGCTGACACCTTACGAGCCGCCCTACGTGTGGGTCCGCAAGGACCAGTACGCTCCGGGTATCGGCGAGGCGCTTTCTTTCAGCGTCGGCGGCAAAGGCCCGAGCAAGAAAGAGCGTGACGATTTGGAAAAAAGGATAGCAAAGCTCGAGGAAGAGCTGAAAAAGAAGGGCATCAACCCGCAGATGGCCTACCCGACGCAGATGGGCTATATCCCCATAGGTATGGGATATATGCAGGGCCTCATATCCTTTGAGTATCCCTCCCCGAAGATGAAGCGGCGCATCATCGTGCTGCCCGTCACCGACAATACCAATTACAAGTCGGAAGGCCTGGGAGAATTGGCCACGAAACGCCTCATATCGCGGCTCGAGAGCACGGGAACGGTTATTTGCGTTGATCCCCACACGCTGAACATAAAGGGGTCTTACTTCGATACCGCCAACGCCAGGAAAATGAACGAGGATTTCGGCATTCAGGCCATCCTGAAAAGCACCCTTTCCGATGTCTATACGAGTTCGTCGAGGATAGAGGGCAAGGATGAGAAGGAAACGTCCTTCGCCATGTCTAAGCTGGCCATAGACATTTTCAACACGGAGACAGGCAAGACCATGAAGCAGCTTTCCGGCAGAAACCCCATTTCCCTGTCGCGAGAGAAGGGGGACCTGAGCACGGAAAAGGCAAAGATCAAGGCGATCGACCTTGCCATAGAGATGATTGCGGAAGACGTGTTAAAGACCGTCCTCTCCGTCGATTGGCATTCGCGCATCGCCTCTGTCGACGGAGCAAAGGTTTACAT contains:
- a CDS encoding ATP-binding protein, which produces MSLFTKILLFFVALVVLLSVVTTYSGIRSIEHIAVNELEKGLTSDINLFSFSVDREFHHIEAQLRLLAMRRVLKSAIQRRDVEKIREIFAERLHGENIDVLHLADNRNRPIVTLRKHLIDHPVTIPLPGSGEAARGFTSVDMGTTQLAGLFVSIPLEDQKVVLSQIVILDNANSLVRTLSDLLSRKRGEPVYVSLFKNDKRMFSTIFSLTGTHTQDLPEEIADTLYGEDTNYIGKTSIGKASYYTIYKPSPYNAEGSDRWSYGIAVSENIFLPFKKHLLFIFVMISVLATSAVIVITFVITRGIDPSLRSILDICGKIENGDTLSRIDKEKVTTREFALIASSINTMLDSISEREETIGQNIEKIRAINAELEEKTEAIRQDRMRFLSILETMDEGVVAIDHEGIIIYYNRAAAAITGTDSATALGDTYKNLFPSLNISGNDHAALQELVIGREGSEEPLYLKIFVSPWSLEDARQGRILLLQDISREKKIEEFKADFVSSINHDIRSFLVPVSGFLGRILEGKYGALEGPLREKLVGILDSVSKIRHLVENYLNVSKIESGKLDLVILPVDLAEIIRDAVSLYSPRVTIAGGGHLHPPLVLADRDYIERVITNLLVNALKFSPEDSEVTIGVRVEDTALVTFVEDRGVGIPAPEFPFIFEKYRRGSLGRKEEGSGLGLFIVKSIIEGHGGSIWVESVPGKGSIFSFSLPLFRGEI